In Rhodococcus qingshengii JCM 15477, the sequence CGATCCGGGGGAACCCGGCAGCGGCCAGATCTTCCGCGAGGTCGTCGGCAACGCCGAGGTGCTCGACAGTGATCTGAATGTCGATCACGTCCTTGGCATCGAGACCAGGCACTGCGGTCGATCCGATGTGATCGATACGGCGCGCACGGTCACCGGACGCCAACGACAACCGGCCGATGATTCGTTCGGCCTGCGCCGGCCACGACGGGTCGGCTGGAGTCAGCTCGGGCAGTGCGCGCACTACCGTGCCCTCGCGGAGGTTCTTCTCGAAGGGAACAAGTCGATTCGCCCACAAGTCGCGGACCACGTCGTCGAGTGAACCCGGCTCTCCGCTGTTGTCGAGCCACACGTCGGCAACAGCACGACGCTGATCGTCATTTGCCTGCGCTGCGATGCGCGCACGAGCGTCGGATTCAGGCATGCCGCGCGAGCCCACCAAGCGCCGAACTCGTTCCTCCTCGTCGACGTAAACGATGACGACCAGATTGAATGCCGGCGCCATCGAACCCTCGACCAACAGCGGAATATCTTGAACGAGCACTGCATCCGACGGCGCAGACGAAATCTGCTCCATCGTCCGCGCACCGATCAGTGGGTGGAGGATGCCGTTGAGAGTTCCGCGTGACGTGTCGTCGGCAAACGCCAACGACGCCAGCGCGGGTCGGTTGAGGCTGCCGTCCTCGGACAGAATCCCGTCGCCGAATGCATCGACCAGAGCGGCAAGTCCCGGAGTACCGGGCTCGACCACTTCTCGGGCGATCAGGTCGGCGTCGACGATGACGGCTCCCAGTTCGCTGAGGATTTTCGACACTGTCGACTTACCGGCTCCGATGCCTCCAGTGAGGCCAACTCTCAACACACTCGACAGTCTCTCATCTCCGCGCCCGAGAGATTCAGACACGCCTACTGATCGAACACGCCGGGGCGTTCGAGGCTCAAATACCACAATTTCGGTGACCGTGCGGTTATGTTCTAGCGAACGCACCTGTACCTGCACCTTCTCGAGAAAGTGGACGCCATGCGAGCAGATCGCGACCATCACGGTCAGCACCGCCTCGGAATGCCGAACGGCGTGCACTGCATAGAGTTTCCCGAAGTTGCTTTTGCCCTGGCAGAGCACCGTCGTACGTGGTTCACGATGCTCGTGAGCCAAGGCCGACACAGCTTCGCGTCGATGCGTAAGCGCACAGCCGAAGCGACCGCCACCTACTGGGTGCCTGCTCCCGCAAACTGAGTTCTCTTCACGAAGTACAAAAAGACCGGCAACCCTTCGGTGCCGGTCATTTTTGTGTTCACTCACTGAATTGATTCTTCGCTCGCAAGTGACACCTGGCAGAGAAAAGAACCCCGCCCCTGCACGTGCAGGGGCGGGGTTCTTCACAGATCTCGCCTGATCAGATCAAGCGGTAATCCTTATGCGTTGCCCGACAGCTTCTCGCGAAGTGCGGCGAGCTGTGCATCGCTGGCAAGCGATCCGCCAGCGGACTCGGCCGGAGCGGAGCCGGCAGCAGCCGGAGCCTCGGCGTCGTCTGCAGCAGCCGTCTCCGAGGAGTAGCCGGCAGCAGCGGTGGCAGCCTCAGCGGCCTCGTCTGCAGCGGTCTTCTCCATCTGAGCGGTGTGCATCTTGTGGCGACGCTCAGCCTCGGCGTAGCGGTTCTCCCACTCTTCACGCTGCTTGTCGAAGCCCTCGAGCCATTCGTTGGTCTCGGGATCGAAGCCCTCGGGGAAGATGTAGTTGCCCTGCTCGTCGTACGAGTCTGCCATGCCGTACTTGGACGGATCGAACTCGGCGTTGTAATCCTCGTTGGCCTGCTTCAGCGACAGCGAGATACGACGACGCTCGAGGTCGATGTCGATGACCTTGACGAGTGCATCGTCGCCGACGCCGACAACCTGGTCCGGAACCTCGACGTGGCGCTCAGCGAGCTCCGAGATGTGAACGAGGCCTTCGATTCCCTCTTCGACGCGCACGAATGCACCGAACGGAACCAGCTTCGTGACCTTGCCGGGCACGATCTGGCCGATGGCGTGCGTGCGGGCGAACTGACGCCACGGATCTTCCTGCGTTGCCTTGAGCGACAGGGAGACGCGCTCGCGGTCCAGGTCGACGTCGAGAACCTCGACGGTGACCTCGGTGCCGACCTCGACAACCTCGGACGGGTGATCGATGTGCTTCCAAGACAGCTCGGAAACGTGAACCAGACCGTCTACGCCGCCCAGGTCCACGAATGCACCGAAGTTGACGATGGAGGACACGACGCCCTTGCGGACCTGGCCCTTCTGGAGCTGGTGCAGGAATTCGCTGCGAACCTCGGACTGAGTCTGCTCGAGCCATGCGCGGCGCGACAGGACCACGTTGTTGCGGTTCTTGTCGAGCTCGATGATCTTGGCCTCGATCTCCTTGCCGACGTACGGCTGGAGGTCGCGGACGCGACGCATTTCGACGAGCGAAGCGGGGAGGAAGCCACGAAGACCGATGTCAAGGATGAGGCCGCCCTTGACGACCTCGATGACGGTGCCCTTGACGGCCTCGTCCTTCTCCTTGAGCTCCTCGATGGTGCCCCAGGCACGCTCGTACTGAGCGCGCTTCTTCGACAGGATCAGTCGACCTTCTTTGTCCTCCTTGGTGAGGACGAGAGCCTCGACCGCATCTCCCACGGAGACGACCTCATTGGGGTCGACGTCGTGCTTGATGGAGAGCTCACGAGAAGGGATGACGCCTTCGGTCTTGTAACCGATGTCGAGCAGAACCTCGTCGCGGTCGACCTTGACGATGGTTCCTTCGACGATGTCGCCATCGTTGAAGTACTTGATCGTGGCATCGATGGCGGCGAGGAAGTCCTCGGCGGAGCCAATGTCGTTAATGGCAACCTGCGGCGAGGTGACGGTTGTGGAGGGCATATGTTGAATTGCTCCGGACGAGTTGTGGTCGGTTGATGGATTTTGTCGGACGAGATGCGCGACTGTGGCGTACAAATGTTGGAAGTACTTTGTGAAGTACTAGATCGAAGTACCCAGCTGCATCAATAACGAACAACCGAATACCGGATCACATTCCACACCGCGGAAGCGCACCGCGAGCTCCCTCGGTCCGACTGATTCCGAGACCTTGGTAAAGATCTCATATAGACAATCGGTCGGATGACAGACACTCGCGTGAGTAAGACTACGCGTCGGCTATCTTGCCGGGCAAACCCGGGTACCCTGCGCCCGCATCACCCGTTCTACTGTGTTGTTCATGTCTGACGAGCGCCATGCCGCTGCCAATTCCATTCTCGGTACCAGCGGCGTCGGCCGAGTCCGTGTCGATTCGAGTTCCAGCGACCGCGCCAGCCGTGCGTGGTGGGACGCCGACGCCGACGATTACCACCGAACCCACGGCGAGTTTCTGGGCGTGAACAGCGCGGAAGGTGAATTCGTCTGGTGCCCCGAAGGGCTGCACGAGGGCGATCACCACTTGCTCGGCGACATAGTCGACAAAGACATATTGGAAGTCGGTTGCGGCTCGGCGCCGTGTGCCCGATGGCTCGCCGGACATGGTGCTCGGGCCGTCGGTCTCGACATCTCGATGGGGATGCTCGCCCGCGGGCAGGACGCGATGAATGCCGGCGGACCGGCAGTCCCGTTGATTCAGGCAAGTGCGGAACTCCTGCCGTTTGCCGGCGGGAGTTTCGACATCGTTTGTTCCGCGTTCGGCGCCGTCCCGTTCGTTGCCGATTCGCAGCGAGTGATGAACGAAGTCGCCCGGGTTCTGCGTCCCGGCGGATCGTGGGTCTTTGCCGTCAACCATCCGATTCGATGGATCTTCCCCGACGATCCCGGGCCGAAGGGCTTGACCGCGACCCTCCCCTACTTCGACCGCACCCCGTATGTCGAGGTCGATGACAACGGAGTCCCCACCTACGTCGAGCATCACCGCACCATCGGCGACCGGGTTCGTGAGATCGTCGCCGCCGGACTTCAGGTGCGCGACATCATCGAGCCCGAATGGCCGGAGTGGTTGGACCGCGAATGGGGACAGTGGAGTCCCCTGCGCGGCCAACTCTTTCCGGGCACTGCAATTTTCAGCGCCGTCAAACCCTGACGGCTACAGCAGCTTCGACAGGAAAGCCTTGGTCCGGTCGTGCTGAGGATTGGCCAGGAGTTCCCGCGGCTCGCCTGCCTCGACCACAACTCCCCCGTCCATGAACACCAACTGGTCGGCGACCTCGCGGGCGAATCCCATCTCGTGGGTGACGACCACCATCGTCATACCTTCTTTGGCCAACTGCTTCATCACGGTGAGAACTTCACCGACCAGTTCGGGGTCGAGCGCGGACGTCGGCTCGTCGAACAGCATGAGCTTCGGGTCCATCGCGAGGGCGCGGGCGATGGCAACTCTTTGCTGCTGACCACCCGACAACTGGGCCGGGTAGGCGTTGGCTTTGGCGCTCAACCCGACCTGATCGAGGAGGTCCTTCGCTCGTTCGACAGCCTTCTTCTTACTGACGCGCTTCACCTGCGTCGGCGCTTCGATGATGTTCTCGAGAGCGGTGCGGTGCGGGAACAGATTGAAGTGCTGAAACACCATCCCGATGTCGCGGCGTTGTTTGGCCGCTGCTCGCGGGTGAAGTTCGTACAGTTTTCCGTTCTTCTCCGAGTAGCCCACCAGGTCGCCGTCGACGTACAGTCGGCCGGCGTTGACCTGCTCGAGGTGATTGATGCAGCGCAAGAACGTCGACTTGCCCGACCCGGACGGCCCGACGAGACACAGGACCTGACCGGGGTCGATTTCGAGCGAAATCCCTTTCAGGACCTCCAATGCGCCGAAGTTCTTACAAACTCGGTCTGCTTTCACCATGGGGGTCATTTGCGTTCTCCTCCGGGGGTATCCGGAAGCGTTTCCACTACCGTAGCTTTTCCTTGCGCGTCGGCCAGTGCCTGAAGTTGGCGTGTGGTCAGTGCTCGGGTTGCGCCCTTCGAATAGTGACGCTCGACGTAGTACTGCCCGATCATGAGCAGACTCGTGATTGCGAGGTACCACGTCGCCGCCACCATCAACAGGGGAATCGGCTCGAAGTTGGCGCCCGAGATATCGCGCGCTCGACCGTACAACTCGAAGCTGTAAGGGACCGCCGTCACGAGCGAGGTGGTCTTGAGCATGCTGATGACCTCGTTACCGGTCGGCGGAATGATGACGCGCATCGCCTGCGGTAGAACGGTTCGTCGCATCGTCTGACTCCACGTCATACCCAATGCAACAGATGCTTCGGTCTGGCCCTCGTTGACCGAACTCACGCCGGCGCGGACGATCTCGGCCATGTAGGCGGCCTCGTTCAATGCCAAACCGATCACGGCAAACAGAAACGCTGCCTGCAAGTCCTGGAGATTGATGTGCGCAAACTGATGTACGAAGGGAATACCGAGATCGATGCTCTTGTAAATCGACGGGAACAGGCCCCAGAAGACCAACTGCACGTAGACAGGTGTTCCTCGAAAGATCCACAGATAGCCCCAAGCCGCGGCGCGAAGCACCGGGTTGGGAGAGAGTCGCATGACTGCCAGAATCACACCGAGGACGATCGCGATCACCATTGCCAGCACCGTCAGCTGGATCGTTGTCCACGCACCAGCGGAGATGCGTTTGTCGAACAGATACTGACCGTAAGTCCCCCATGCAAAGGCTTCGTTGGTCGCCGCGCCGTAAACGAACAGTCCGAAGAGGACCACGACGACGACCGCGGCAATCCAACGACCAGGTCTGCGTAGTGGAATCGCCTTGATCGGCACCGGATCGCCGGTCTCAGTTGTTGTCATGTTCATCAGCTTTCCGCGCCGTTGATCTTGGATACTTCGATGACGCCGGCCTCGACACTCCAGGTCTGCGCGATCTGTTGATAGACACCGTTGTCGATCAGGTACTGCATTGCCTGCTGCAGGGCGGGACCGAGGGCGGAGCCCTTCACGATCGGCCAGCCGTAAGGCGCCGAATCGAAGGGTTCTCCCGCAGCTTCCATCCGGCCCTTGCTCCGTTTGATCGCATAGCCGGTCACTGGTGAATCAGCGGACAGCGCGTCGACTCGACCGAGAATGAGCGCGTTGGCCGCGTCGTCCTGGCTGTCGTACTTGATCTTGTCGATCGGGGGTTTGCCCTCGGCCACGCAGGCCTCGCTCTTGGCAGGCACCTCGTCGATGTCCTCGGTGGTCGTGGTCTGCACCGCCACCCGAAGCCCGCACGCATTGTTCGGATCGACTGGCTTGTCCGGCCGCTGGGCCCACTGGATACCCGCGCTGTAGTACGTGACAAAGTCGACCGTCTTCTCGCGCTCCTTGGAGTCGGTGAACGAAGACATGCCGAGGTCGTAGCTTCCCGACTGAATAGCGGGGATGATCTTGTCAAAGTCGGCTTGGTTGAAGACAGCTTCGACCCCGAGCACGGCGGCAACGGCATTCATCAGGTCGACGTCGAAACCGACGATGTTGCCGTCCGCGTCCTTGAATTCGTTTGGCGCGTAAGGAATGTTGACCCCGACCTGCAGTTTGCCCGAATCCGTGACCTTGGACGGCAGAAGTGCGGCGATCTCGGGCACCTTCTGGACATCAAGTGGCGGCCCTTCCGGAACGAGACCCTCGTTGTTGGTGACACATCCGCCGCACAATGCGACGATCAAGCCCACCAACAGGACTCGCACCACGTTGGCGCGGATACGCCCGCCACTGCTCGAGCCATAACTCACGCCACGTGGCCTTGGTGCCCGTGCGTTTTCATCGACCACGACTCTGCTCTCCACTCGTCGATCGCCGCACTTGCAACGTCCATCCGAAATTCAGTCGAACGGTAGGTTACGGCAGGAGTTCCACCGTCGCCGACTTCGCAAGATTCCGGCCTGTCGTACAAGAATCAGCGACGCAGAGTGTGTGCGTACACGACTTCGGAAAATTCGCTGGTCGATGCCAAACCGCCGAGGTCGGCGGTCGCGATGCCCGACGCGAT encodes:
- the coaE gene encoding dephospho-CoA kinase, with translation MLRVGLTGGIGAGKSTVSKILSELGAVIVDADLIAREVVEPGTPGLAALVDAFGDGILSEDGSLNRPALASLAFADDTSRGTLNGILHPLIGARTMEQISSAPSDAVLVQDIPLLVEGSMAPAFNLVVIVYVDEEERVRRLVGSRGMPESDARARIAAQANDDQRRAVADVWLDNSGEPGSLDDVVRDLWANRLVPFEKNLREGTVVRALPELTPADPSWPAQAERIIGRLSLASGDRARRIDHIGSTAVPGLDAKDVIDIQITVEHLGVADDLAEDLAAAGFPRIEHIVADDPKPSYLGGETDPAVWAKRIHGSADPGRRANIHIRVDGWPGQQFAILFRDWLRADAAARAEYAELKVKAAESAAGIDDYAAAIDAYLGVKTPWFDAAFHRAWEWAEKSGWSL
- the rpsA gene encoding 30S ribosomal protein S1, whose translation is MPSTTVTSPQVAINDIGSAEDFLAAIDATIKYFNDGDIVEGTIVKVDRDEVLLDIGYKTEGVIPSRELSIKHDVDPNEVVSVGDAVEALVLTKEDKEGRLILSKKRAQYERAWGTIEELKEKDEAVKGTVIEVVKGGLILDIGLRGFLPASLVEMRRVRDLQPYVGKEIEAKIIELDKNRNNVVLSRRAWLEQTQSEVRSEFLHQLQKGQVRKGVVSSIVNFGAFVDLGGVDGLVHVSELSWKHIDHPSEVVEVGTEVTVEVLDVDLDRERVSLSLKATQEDPWRQFARTHAIGQIVPGKVTKLVPFGAFVRVEEGIEGLVHISELAERHVEVPDQVVGVGDDALVKVIDIDLERRRISLSLKQANEDYNAEFDPSKYGMADSYDEQGNYIFPEGFDPETNEWLEGFDKQREEWENRYAEAERRHKMHTAQMEKTAADEAAEAATAAAGYSSETAAADDAEAPAAAGSAPAESAGGSLASDAQLAALREKLSGNA
- a CDS encoding class I SAM-dependent methyltransferase: MSDERHAAANSILGTSGVGRVRVDSSSSDRASRAWWDADADDYHRTHGEFLGVNSAEGEFVWCPEGLHEGDHHLLGDIVDKDILEVGCGSAPCARWLAGHGARAVGLDISMGMLARGQDAMNAGGPAVPLIQASAELLPFAGGSFDIVCSAFGAVPFVADSQRVMNEVARVLRPGGSWVFAVNHPIRWIFPDDPGPKGLTATLPYFDRTPYVEVDDNGVPTYVEHHRTIGDRVREIVAAGLQVRDIIEPEWPEWLDREWGQWSPLRGQLFPGTAIFSAVKP
- a CDS encoding amino acid ABC transporter ATP-binding protein encodes the protein MTPMVKADRVCKNFGALEVLKGISLEIDPGQVLCLVGPSGSGKSTFLRCINHLEQVNAGRLYVDGDLVGYSEKNGKLYELHPRAAAKQRRDIGMVFQHFNLFPHRTALENIIEAPTQVKRVSKKKAVERAKDLLDQVGLSAKANAYPAQLSGGQQQRVAIARALAMDPKLMLFDEPTSALDPELVGEVLTVMKQLAKEGMTMVVVTHEMGFAREVADQLVFMDGGVVVEAGEPRELLANPQHDRTKAFLSKLL
- a CDS encoding amino acid ABC transporter permease; translated protein: MNMTTTETGDPVPIKAIPLRRPGRWIAAVVVVVLFGLFVYGAATNEAFAWGTYGQYLFDKRISAGAWTTIQLTVLAMVIAIVLGVILAVMRLSPNPVLRAAAWGYLWIFRGTPVYVQLVFWGLFPSIYKSIDLGIPFVHQFAHINLQDLQAAFLFAVIGLALNEAAYMAEIVRAGVSSVNEGQTEASVALGMTWSQTMRRTVLPQAMRVIIPPTGNEVISMLKTTSLVTAVPYSFELYGRARDISGANFEPIPLLMVAATWYLAITSLLMIGQYYVERHYSKGATRALTTRQLQALADAQGKATVVETLPDTPGGERK
- a CDS encoding ABC transporter substrate-binding protein; its protein translation is MVRVLLVGLIVALCGGCVTNNEGLVPEGPPLDVQKVPEIAALLPSKVTDSGKLQVGVNIPYAPNEFKDADGNIVGFDVDLMNAVAAVLGVEAVFNQADFDKIIPAIQSGSYDLGMSSFTDSKEREKTVDFVTYYSAGIQWAQRPDKPVDPNNACGLRVAVQTTTTEDIDEVPAKSEACVAEGKPPIDKIKYDSQDDAANALILGRVDALSADSPVTGYAIKRSKGRMEAAGEPFDSAPYGWPIVKGSALGPALQQAMQYLIDNGVYQQIAQTWSVEAGVIEVSKINGAES